In the Chaetodon trifascialis isolate fChaTrf1 chromosome 15, fChaTrf1.hap1, whole genome shotgun sequence genome, TGACAAGGGGAGCTGGTCCAGCTCTCCGTAGCTACGTAGAAGAGGTGTTCCAGGGGTGCGACAAAGCACATCAAAGTCCCCTTGGAGCTCTTTCAGCTTGCGCTCTGTTTCCTCCCATTTCTGTTCTGCCAGCTGCCGCTCTGCCTCGGCCGTTTTTGCTTGTTCCTTTGCTTCGTGAGCGTCTTTCTGGCAAGCTTCACAGGCCTGGAACAAAGTTGAGACTTGTGAttaaaaaaccaaaaaagagCCACCTATGAAAAGGGAAATTGCTCTGATACGCTCGCACATGTATTGTAATGAGAGCTCATTTATAACACTGACTTGTTTGACCTGATGCCAGGCCTCCTCCCATTGTTTGATCTTCTTCTTGGCCTCATCCAGCTCTCTAAAAAGGCGAGCCAGATCAGCGCTGCTGGTTGTGGAGGTTAGGCTGCTGAAAACTGGAGATGGACTCGGTGAAAAGTTGCCACTTACAAAGTCCCAAATGTTGCTAGCCCCTCCATTCAAGCCTAGGTGAGGTATGTGTTAAAAATCACAAGACCAAGGATAAAAGTGAGAAGTTAGTTGTAGCTCTGTGTGTAACTGGAAAATTTCACTTCAATCAGTAAGACTCTGAGATTAAACTTTGAGTCCAGCTCATTTGGAGCAAAGTGCCTGATGCTATCAGCTTACCCAAAGAGTTCTGGGAAGAGGAGGTGGGTGTTCCCAGCAGGCCGTGCTCTTGCTTGGCCAACATGTTTGAAGGTTGATTTTGCTGCGATACCGCCCCGGACAGCAGGGACTGCGAAAGAGACTGGGACAGGGAGCTTAGCGGGGAGGTGGAGAGCGATGACGAGGAATTAAAAGAGGACGATCGTGCCAGGGAGCCTGGAATGTTGACTGGAGCAGATCCACCGAGCACCCTTTGGCCTGCAGGGACAGGAAACGCTGATGTTGCTTTTAAAATGGTTTAAAACAATAACTACTTGTGATCAACTGGTCAAACAATCTAAAGTACTTTAACATGTGTCCTTACTTGCCAGCCCTACACTGTTGTCTTGCTCCTCTAGCTCCTTATCAAGAGATGCAACATTAATGTCACTGAAGTTGAGGTCCAAAGCAGATCCTGAGGGAAAACACAGCGCATTTAGCTGACATTTGACGACAAAACACAGTGGCAGTAGTTAGCGCAGCTGGTTTCAGTGGACTTTACATACACATACCTATGACAGACTCCACTGTGTTGCTCCCTGGATAGAAAGGAGTGGCTTTTGCATTCATTGTTGATAAGGTGGTGGGTGACGAACTTTCTGAGCCAATACTAGAGGCCAAGCTGGATGTTATACTGGAGGTAAAGCTTGATGCCAAAGGGTTCACCGCATGGAACATGCTATTTTGtgtctttaaaaaataaaaaacacagaaggcaTTTGTTAAATTCCAAATCTTGTTAATTACAGTTAagattttcaaatgaaataaattcaTTATGGAATTTCACCAAGCTATTAGCACAAAATAACCAGTTTAAACCCAGACCTGTTTTTCTTGGTCCATCAATTTCTGATCCACTTGCCCCTTGTTCTTAAtctgaaaatgatcaaatcacacagaaacagcacttttcagtgacaaaccTCTACATCCAGACAGCTGATTACAATCAAAATGACAGGTTGACAAAGATAAAGGAGCCTATTTAACATaaactgttttcactttccCCATGCGCTGAAGCAGCGCTAAATACTGCCAATTTCCAGCAGCTCTCGTCATTTGTCCTGATTAATGTAGTAACTGTTGAGTGAATTAttgatcagaatcagaagtgtgagtgtgtgaactgATCATTTAACTTGACTCTGCCACTTGTAGCTCTAGGAcagatttaaaaacattatagTATGTCCAGCATGATAAAGACAGACatgctttaaaatgaatttgtttaGTGTACAGTTACAAATGTCCTTGGCTGCATTCGCAGTGAGGAACTATTTTTAGGCGGCCTGATGGTCAGATCAAGCTTCACAAAATTTAGACAAAATCCAATAGTGATTATGAACAGCTGAAAGTGAGAAGTTGTCAAATCATCCAGACATTAACTCAAATATATATAGCTTTCTGTCATCAAGTGATAAGCTATTTGAGTTTTTTAGTTTGAAAGAACAGCCAACACATGAAACGATCCAAAATCTAAGGCGCAAAAAATGGTGCAATTCATGGGGAAAAGGCTCaaagtgtaaaataaaaatggcatGGCCgataatgaatgaaaaacaaacaaaacagcgaTTCAAAATGAATGACAGTGATACATTAAGCGTAAACCCTATGTTGTCTGTGCGTTATTGTTCCTGAAGATAAGAGAGCAGTCTGTGTACCTGATCCTCACGTTCAAAGCCCGGAGCTTTAGGATAGTTAGACGTCAGAGATGAGACACTGGATGTGGTGGACTCTGAACATAAGCTACTATTAGTTAAGGATTTGGGCCTGCTGATGGATCCCACTGGGGATAACAAACTGTCGCTTCCTGAGCTTGGAGTTACAGTCGAGCAATTAGAACATGAAACCTGAGAAAGAGAAGTGCACATGGTCTTAACAAAATGATGATCAAACAGattcagaaaataaaagaaataaaaccatTATTCTGGATGGACTATGACGGTGATCCAGAGCAGACTGAGCAAGCAGCAACAGATGAAGTAAAGaaattgcttgtttgtttttttttaaaaatgtagtcatgaaatgtaaaacagtaaaagaaaatagtaataatgacaaattaatGTGCAAAAAACATGCTAACAGAAAAATGAGCGAATAAATGCCGACTTGCGTCAGCTGAATTGTGATTTAGGTAGCTACAAAAGCAAGCATCCATTCAATTTGGCTTCTAACACCCTGATTGAGTTGATTCTGTAACATTTCCTACTGAAGGCCTGACAcagcaacaaagaaaacatacaCTTCCTACTTGTCCGTTGCTACTGGTTGTGTTGGTGGTGGAGTTGCCTCCACTGTTCCACTCACTGACAGGACACTCTGAATACTGCTGAGAGCCCAGCTGGGACTGTGAACTTGACTGTATCACTGTCAGCAATGAGCTCATGGTCTCTTCTGTAGAGGGAATTCCTGAAAGGATCAAGGTAAACATCAACCAGGCTGCCAACAGCTAATTAACATGGCTCGTTTAAATCAATCAGAAGGTGCATATTTCAAAACCAAAACGTCCTCATGTGTAGGTAAAACCCTTAACTCAAAACAGAACTACAGATATCATAGATTTGGAATTCTCTACGGTATTTAGAAAAACCTTGACTTACTTTCTACAtgtgcaaatgcacaaaacGGTCCTCTGGGACAGTATCCAGTCTGTCGCATATCATTGCATTTGGTAGATTTGTAGATCttagacaaagacacagacatcACAAGCCGATGAGAGAGACAAAGTTACGATATCCAACCTACctaacagaaaacaaataactatatatatatatatatatatatatatatatatatatatatatatatatatatatatatatatatatatatatatatatatatatatataaaaaaaagctaTGAATGTAGTCTCCACTAGTTAAGTGTCAGAAAAATCAAATTCACTCACCTCTGGATGAAACTGCTGTTCAGTGCGAGAGTGACAATACTGGCAACTGTCTCCACTGTCACACTTTGAGGGCTCGCCCCATTCATCCCCATGTTTTACATTAGGACAAGGAGTTGACCTGCATTCAGAGAGCCGCAACCTTTATCACACGGCATTTACACAACTTCCTACCATTTTTTGTTTGCACTTCAGCTGAATCATATCTTACCTGTATTTGAACTTTCTAGGATTTCGTCTTCGATCTCTACTGTTGTGGTAGTGGGGGCAAGCGTAGCCCTGTCTGCATAGTCTTGGAGGCTTAGTACACTGATCTGTTTtatagttggctaaaacaaAGTTGgtatctgcaaaaaaaaaaaaaaagtattaaagtcattttgtttcttttgatttcATAGGAAATTAAAGTGTGCATTAGTTGCATGAGTCCAATATTATCAGACTGGGGGTTACTCACCTTGCCACCGGGGGTCTTCTGTTAGAGTTTTCTCAATCATAGCTTGGCTGGCTAATACACCAGGCTGCAGATCAGGAATACCTTCCCCAGATCCCAACTGGCCATTCTGAAGAGCCTCTTGTGCTTGAATCTCTCTGTGCACACAAAACGCACATTCTTGTCATTACTCAGAAACTAAAAGGATCTTGGCTGAACACCCTTAAACTCTCTGTCATGTTAAAGGAAGTTTGTTGGCTCTCTAAAACTGATAAATGTAGTAACCCTGCTTCCAAAACAGTTGGGACACTGCataagacagaaaacagagtgtgatcatttgctaatccttttcgACATATACTCAACCAAAACAGTGCACAgacaatatattttatgtttgacctcatcggcttcattgatttttgtaaatatatgctcatTCTGAAAGTGATGACAGCTGGATCTGAATCTCAAAACACTATACAGACAAATACAAAGACAAGTGACTCCTTATCCTGAACCATCTGACATACAAGTGTTAAAAATAGCCACAGGGAGGTGTGACAGCATAATAATGTAATTCACACATTAAGCAGATCTTGAAAATTTAtctaaacacagagaaaacaaaaagataatGTAATAATCACACAGAGGTTTAACAACTTAACTGCTGAATGTTCACTTCAGCGACCATTTTGCTCAGGAGACCTGTTGTTTAAAGTCTTGGTATCAGCTAATGTCGCTCACTCTTTCTGCAGCACGGAGCTcaacaaaacatgtttatttaagATCAGGTGTTTGTACTTTGTATGACTCACTGAGCCGAGCCACAAAAAAAACgagtaacaaaccaaaccattaaATCCCTGCAATATGGGCATCGTGTTTACGTTATGTCTAAATTGGCAAATTTGTTCGTTCCACTGTGAAGTTTGTGAGTGAAAAGTTTGGCAGGGAAGAGAGAAGTCACTATTTGCTTTGTATGTCACCTGATATCATAGACTGGAGGTCGGAGATCATGTGGCCCGTGAGCAAAAGCACAGTGGAGGCCATTCTTCACACAATGCCCTCGAGCATCCGTCTCATGGATACAAGTGCCAGTCTTGTAATAGCGTAGATGGTACTTGCGCTCTGTGTCACCAGTGGTCCGGTGTAAGTAAGGACAGCTGAGGAAGCAAGGACacattgaaatatttcatcagTTGGACTGAATAAATCATCTAAATGAGCATCCGTCGGCATGACATTAAAACAATGCACAAATAGTGCTGCCAAAACCTCAAATCTGtccaaaataaacagaaaatacagcaaaaatgtgttttaaactgTCTGATCTTCCTTCAAGTCCATGATATAATTACAGATGAAAATTTAAGACTCTGCAGACTGCaccctgtaaaaccacaaggattataaacagcaataaaagGACGGCGTTCTTACAGTCGCACACCCCTTTAATCAGGAGACAGATTCGACCGTGAATACACGACTGACACGGCAGCAAAGTCTTACGAATGTGTGGCCAATAAGCTTCTCGAATAAACCAATTTTTCCTTTCTTGAGTAGCAACAGTTGCTATAGCAACACAGAAGGTCATATAAAAATAGCTGCCATTGGCAGAGGAGGAAATCTAAGGACTGCAGTTGTTCATTTTCCATCACTTTAATGAtcttacttcttttttttcttaattctaTGCGGGGCTAAATTAAATCCTGTGCCATCTTTAATTTCCTAATTGCAAATTAAAGGGTACAGGCCCGGTCACCCCTGTTGAGGATACACCTGTGTTATTGTGCAACTAGACAGTTTAGTCAATATGGATGAAAACTCCTCTGAAGCTTCAAGCCTGTCACAGAATGTTTATAGACTGTTTTTGCCCTGTGATGACAAAATGACGCTCTGTACGAAACAATATGGTCACAtatcatgaaaacacaaacacaacttgCATCTTATTGTAGGGACACTATGGGGAacata is a window encoding:
- the unkl gene encoding putative E3 ubiquitin-protein ligase UNKL isoform X1, giving the protein MPSVSKTAANASPQTEKPTHYTYLKEFRTEQCPLFLQHKCTQHRPFTCFNWHFLNQRRRRPIRRRDGTFNYSPDVYCTKYDETTGICPDGDDCPYLHRTTGDTERKYHLRYYKTGTCIHETDARGHCVKNGLHCAFAHGPHDLRPPVYDIREIQAQEALQNGQLGSGEGIPDLQPGVLASQAMIEKTLTEDPRWQDTNFVLANYKTDQCTKPPRLCRQGYACPHYHNSRDRRRNPRKFKYRSTPCPNVKHGDEWGEPSKCDSGDSCQYCHSRTEQQFHPEIYKSTKCNDMRQTGYCPRGPFCAFAHVERIPSTEETMSSLLTVIQSSSQSQLGSQQYSECPVSEWNSGGNSTTNTTSSNGQVGSVSCSNCSTVTPSSGSDSLLSPVGSISRPKSLTNSSLCSESTTSSVSSLTSNYPKAPGFEREDQIKNKGQVDQKLMDQEKQTQNSMFHAVNPLASSFTSSITSSLASSIGSESSSPTTLSTMNAKATPFYPGSNTVESVIGSALDLNFSDINVASLDKELEEQDNSVGLASQRVLGGSAPVNIPGSLARSSSFNSSSSLSTSPLSSLSQSLSQSLLSGAVSQQNQPSNMLAKQEHGLLGTPTSSSQNSLGLNGGASNIWDFVSGNFSPSPSPVFSSLTSTTSSADLARLFRELDEAKKKIKQWEEAWHQVKQACEACQKDAHEAKEQAKTAEAERQLAEQKWEETERKLKELQGDFDVLCRTPGTPLLRSYGELDQLPLSKLHSIQSQLRNDLDLIDGVIYQLQSKKCIVCQKHDRCIVLQPCQHYVLCENCAPSKTECPYCRTKILKW
- the unkl gene encoding putative E3 ubiquitin-protein ligase UNKL isoform X3; this encodes MPSVSKTAANASPQTEKPTHYTYLKEFRTEQCPLFLQHKCTQHRPFTCFNWHFLNQRRRRPIRRRDGTFNYSPDVYCTKYDETTGICPDGDDCPYLHRTTGDTERKYHLRYYKTGTCIHETDARGHCVKNGLHCAFAHGPHDLRPPVYDIREIQAQEALQNGQLGSGEGIPDLQPGVLASQAMIEKTLTEDPRWQDTNFVLANYKTDQCTKPPRLCRQGYACPHYHNSRDRRRNPRKFKYRSTPCPNVKHGDEWGEPSKCDSGDSCQYCHSRTEQQFHPEIYKSTKCNDMRQTGYCPRGPFCAFAHVERIPSTEETMSSLLTVIQSSSQSQLGSQQYSECPVSEWNSGGNSTTNTTSSNGQVGSIKNKGQVDQKLMDQEKQTQNSMFHAVNPLASSFTSSITSSLASSIGSESSSPTTLSTMNAKATPFYPGSNTVESVIGSALDLNFSDINVASLDKELEEQDNSVGLASQRVLGGSAPVNIPGSLARSSSFNSSSSLSTSPLSSLSQSLSQSLLSGAVSQQNQPSNMLAKQEHGLLGTPTSSSQNSLGLNGGASNIWDFVSGNFSPSPSPVFSSLTSTTSSADLARLFRELDEAKKKIKQWEEAWHQVKQACEACQKDAHEAKEQAKTAEAERQLAEQKWEETERKLKELQGDFDVLCRTPGTPLLRSYGELDQLPLSKLHSIQSQLRNDLDLIDGVIYQLQSKKCIVCQKHDRCIVLQPCQHYVLCENCAPSKTECPYCRTKILKW
- the unkl gene encoding putative E3 ubiquitin-protein ligase UNKL isoform X2 — protein: MPSVSKTAANASPQTEKPTHYTYLKEFRTEQCPLFLQHKCTQHRPFTCFNWHFLNQRRRRPIRRRDGTFNYSPDVYCTKYDETTGICPDGDDCPYLHRTTGDTERKYHLRYYKTGTCIHETDARGHCVKNGLHCAFAHGPHDLRPPVYDIREIQAQEALQNGQLGSGEGIPDLQPGVLASQAMIEKTLTEDPRWQDTNFVLANYKTDQCTKPPRLCRQGYACPHYHNSRDRRRNPRKFKYRSTPCPNVKHGDEWGEPSKCDSGDSCQYCHSRTEQQFHPEIYKSTKCNDMRQTGYCPRGPFCAFAHVERIPSTEETMSSLLTVIQSSSQSQLGSQQYSECPVSEWNSGGNSTTNTTSSNGQVGSVSCSNCSTVTPSSGSDSLLSPVGSISRPKSLTNSSLCSESTTSSVSSLTSNYPKAPGFEREDQIKNKGQVDQKLMDQEKQTQNSMFHAVNPLASSFTSSITSSLASSIGSESSSPTTLSTMNAKATPFYPGSNTVESVIGSALDLNFSDINVASLDKELEEQDNSVGLASQRVLGGSAPVNIPGSLARSSSFNSSSSLSTSPLSSLSQSLSQSLLSGAVSQQNQPSNMLAKQEHGLLGTPTSSSQNSLVFSSLTSTTSSADLARLFRELDEAKKKIKQWEEAWHQVKQACEACQKDAHEAKEQAKTAEAERQLAEQKWEETERKLKELQGDFDVLCRTPGTPLLRSYGELDQLPLSKLHSIQSQLRNDLDLIDGVIYQLQSKKCIVCQKHDRCIVLQPCQHYVLCENCAPSKTECPYCRTKILKW
- the unkl gene encoding putative E3 ubiquitin-protein ligase UNKL isoform X4, translated to MPSVSKTAANASPQTEKPTHYTYLKEFRTEQCPLFLQHKCTQHRPFTCFNWHFLNQRRRRPIRRRDGTFNYSPDVYCTKYDETTGICPDGDDCPYLHRTTGDTERKYHLRYYKTGTCIHETDARGHCVKNGLHCAFAHGPHDLRPPVYDIREIQAQEALQNGQLGSGEGIPDLQPGVLASQAMIEKTLTEDPRWQDTNFVLANYKTDQCTKPPRLCRQGYACPHYHNSRDRRRNPRKFKYRSTPCPNVKHGDEWGEPSKCDSGDSCQYCHSRTEQQFHPEIYKSTKCNDMRQTGYCPRGPFCAFAHVERIPSTEETMSSLLTVIQSSSQSQLGSQQYSECPVSEWNSGGNSTTNTTSSNGQVGSIKNKGQVDQKLMDQEKQTQNSMFHAVNPLASSFTSSITSSLASSIGSESSSPTTLSTMNAKATPFYPGSNTVESVIGSALDLNFSDINVASLDKELEEQDNSVGLASQRVLGGSAPVNIPGSLARSSSFNSSSSLSTSPLSSLSQSLSQSLLSGAVSQQNQPSNMLAKQEHGLLGTPTSSSQNSLVFSSLTSTTSSADLARLFRELDEAKKKIKQWEEAWHQVKQACEACQKDAHEAKEQAKTAEAERQLAEQKWEETERKLKELQGDFDVLCRTPGTPLLRSYGELDQLPLSKLHSIQSQLRNDLDLIDGVIYQLQSKKCIVCQKHDRCIVLQPCQHYVLCENCAPSKTECPYCRTKILKW